A single region of the Arcobacter lacus genome encodes:
- a CDS encoding NAD(P)/FAD-dependent oxidoreductase, with translation MKKNELDKALEIFDAEIKKTGLSRREAFKVAGLGGAAFLLGGNEAEAATVAKASDAKAKIVIVGGGLAGISTAARLVNSLSEPDITIIEPNPKSVSYQPGTTLVASGVYASKDELMYETKDYLPKGVTLIKDKAVDFNPEANKVTLESGEVLSYDFLIVAAGIVLNYGAIKGLEEVGEAYSVGDASKILKVFGDSGVTSVYNIDSAVEMWNQMQKFVQKAKDGQKVKGVFTDPNTAIKCGGAPKKVMYLTNARLNEAKARANAELNFYADSGKLFGVKEYADAIEKQFIARDMKWNFNHNLIAVDVKNKVATFDKYWQEKGAFDKDLEEYEMVTKHQNVDVPFDFLHITPPQKAPTEIGNSAIGSDKGWIPVNKETLQHVKYNNIFALGDIAAVPMGKTGGSVRKQYKVLVDNLISVMEGKEPTAKYAGYTVCPLITDIGKVMLAEFDWTAKPTPSFPLDPTQERYIWWLLKVYLLKPMTIHGMLSGKA, from the coding sequence ATGAAAAAGAATGAGCTAGATAAAGCTTTAGAAATATTTGACGCAGAAATAAAAAAAACTGGTCTATCAAGAAGAGAAGCTTTTAAAGTAGCAGGTTTAGGAGGAGCTGCATTTTTATTAGGTGGAAATGAAGCTGAAGCTGCAACTGTTGCAAAAGCAAGTGATGCAAAAGCAAAAATTGTTATTGTGGGTGGTGGATTAGCAGGTATTTCTACAGCTGCTAGATTAGTAAACTCTTTATCAGAGCCTGATATTACAATCATTGAACCAAATCCTAAGTCAGTTTCTTATCAACCAGGAACAACATTAGTTGCTTCAGGAGTTTATGCTTCAAAAGATGAACTTATGTATGAAACAAAAGATTATTTACCAAAAGGTGTAACATTAATAAAAGATAAAGCTGTTGATTTTAATCCTGAAGCAAATAAAGTTACTTTAGAATCAGGTGAAGTTTTATCTTACGATTTTTTAATTGTTGCTGCTGGAATTGTTTTAAATTATGGAGCAATTAAAGGATTGGAAGAAGTTGGAGAAGCATATAGTGTAGGTGATGCTTCAAAAATATTAAAAGTATTTGGTGATAGTGGAGTTACTTCTGTTTATAACATAGATTCTGCTGTAGAAATGTGGAATCAAATGCAAAAATTTGTTCAAAAAGCAAAAGATGGACAAAAAGTTAAAGGTGTATTTACTGATCCAAATACAGCAATTAAATGTGGAGGTGCTCCAAAAAAAGTTATGTATTTAACAAATGCAAGATTAAATGAAGCAAAAGCAAGAGCTAATGCAGAGTTAAACTTCTATGCAGATAGTGGTAAATTATTTGGTGTTAAAGAATATGCAGATGCTATCGAAAAACAATTTATTGCAAGAGATATGAAATGGAATTTTAATCACAATTTAATTGCTGTTGACGTTAAAAATAAAGTAGCAACATTTGATAAATATTGGCAAGAAAAAGGTGCTTTTGATAAAGATTTAGAAGAATATGAAATGGTTACAAAACATCAAAATGTTGATGTTCCTTTTGATTTCTTACATATTACTCCTCCTCAAAAAGCTCCAACTGAAATTGGAAATTCTGCTATTGGTTCAGATAAAGGTTGGATTCCAGTAAATAAAGAAACTTTACAACATGTTAAATATAATAATATCTTTGCATTAGGTGATATTGCAGCTGTTCCTATGGGAAAAACTGGAGGAAGTGTAAGAAAACAATATAAAGTATTAGTTGATAATTTAATTTCAGTTATGGAAGGTAAAGAACCAACTGCTAAATATGCTGGATATACTGTTTGCCCACTAATTACTGATATTGGTAAAGTTATGCTTGCAGAATTTGATTGGACAGCAAAACCAACTCCATCATTCCCTCTTGACCCAACACAAGAAAGATATATTTGGTGGTTACTAAAAGTTTATTTACTAAAACCTATGACTATTCACGGTATGCTAAGTGGTAAAGCATAG